A DNA window from Planctomycetia bacterium contains the following coding sequences:
- a CDS encoding ArsC family (seleno)protein, whose product MKIDWYYHRKNCQSCARADAFLEAAEATITEQVDARKTRLGPEEAVALAREASHVWATKGKKVLHFDMKKSPPTDAELKSALIGPSGNLRAPTFRRGKQLFVGMNEEEFGKVLG is encoded by the coding sequence ATGAAGATCGACTGGTACTACCACCGCAAGAACTGCCAAAGCTGTGCCCGGGCGGACGCGTTTCTCGAAGCAGCGGAGGCGACCATCACCGAGCAAGTCGACGCCCGCAAAACGCGTCTCGGTCCCGAAGAGGCCGTGGCCCTAGCCCGAGAAGCGAGTCACGTCTGGGCGACCAAAGGGAAGAAGGTGCTCCATTTCGACATGAAAAAGTCGCCGCCGACCGACGCGGAATTGAAGTCAGCCCTGATCGGCCCCAGCGGCAACCTCCGCGCCCCAACCTTCCGCCGCGGCAAGCAGTTGTTCGTGGGGATGAACGAGGAGGAGTTCGGAAAGGTGCTGGGGTAA